One window from the genome of Epinephelus fuscoguttatus linkage group LG3, E.fuscoguttatus.final_Chr_v1 encodes:
- the lsm6 gene encoding U6 snRNA-associated Sm-like protein LSm6, translated as MSLRKQTPSDFLKQIIGRPVVVKLNSGVDYRGVLACLDGYMNIAIEQTEEYVNGQLKNKYGDAFLRGNNVLYISTQKRKV; from the exons ATGAGTCTCAGAAAGCAGACCCCGAGCGACTTCCTGAAGCAGATAATTGGGAGACCTGTGGTGGTCAAACTGAACTCTGGTGTCGATTACAGAG GTGTCCTGGCCTGCCTGGATGGTTACATGAACATTGCCATAGAGCAGACTGAGGAGTATGTCAACGGACAGCTCAAGAACAAGTATGGAGATGCTTTTCTAAGAGGAAACAATG TCCTTTACATCAGCACTCAGAAGAGGAAAGTGTAG